One window of Kosakonia cowanii JCM 10956 = DSM 18146 genomic DNA carries:
- a CDS encoding DUF1615 domain-containing protein, translated as MSYVPRFSWLLAALIVAGCSSQGSLYDKEAAKEPKKAKALDVASVVRNTIPASVKDRDGWAEDLATTFKSQKLPPTLENICSVLAVAQQESNYQSDPVVPGLNKIAWKEIDKRAGQLHIPALLVHTALKIPSPNGKSYSERLDKVRTERELSAIFDDMINMVPMGQTLFGSYNPVHTGGPMQVSVSFAEQHTDGYPWEMSGTVRQEVFSRRGGLWFGTYHLLNYPASYSAPIYRFADYNAGFYASRNAAFQNAVSKVTGIKLALDGDLILYGSREAGTTERAVQTLGAQLAMSDRDIRRQLERGDSQEFEETKLYREIYRLADKRSGKALPREMLPGIQLESPKITRNLTTAWFAKRVDDRRAACMARN; from the coding sequence ATGTCTTACGTACCCCGTTTTAGCTGGTTGCTGGCGGCGCTGATTGTCGCCGGGTGTAGTTCGCAGGGCTCGCTCTATGATAAAGAGGCCGCGAAGGAGCCTAAAAAGGCGAAGGCGCTGGATGTCGCAAGCGTGGTGCGTAACACCATTCCCGCGAGCGTTAAAGATCGCGACGGCTGGGCTGAAGATCTGGCGACTACCTTTAAAAGCCAGAAGCTGCCGCCGACGCTGGAGAATATCTGCTCCGTATTAGCGGTGGCGCAGCAGGAGTCCAACTACCAGTCCGATCCGGTGGTGCCGGGGCTCAATAAGATTGCCTGGAAAGAGATCGACAAGCGCGCCGGGCAGCTGCATATCCCAGCGCTGCTGGTGCACACGGCGCTGAAAATCCCGTCGCCCAACGGCAAAAGCTACAGCGAGCGGCTTGATAAGGTGCGCACCGAACGCGAGCTGAGCGCGATCTTCGACGACATGATCAATATGGTGCCGATGGGGCAGACGCTGTTTGGCTCTTATAACCCGGTGCACACCGGCGGGCCGATGCAGGTGAGCGTCTCCTTTGCCGAGCAGCACACTGACGGCTACCCGTGGGAGATGTCCGGCACCGTGCGCCAGGAGGTCTTCAGCCGCCGCGGCGGATTGTGGTTCGGCACCTATCATCTGCTTAACTACCCGGCCAGCTACAGCGCGCCTATCTACCGCTTCGCCGATTACAACGCCGGCTTCTACGCCAGCCGTAACGCGGCGTTCCAGAACGCAGTGAGCAAAGTGACGGGCATTAAGCTGGCGCTGGATGGCGATCTGATCCTTTATGGCAGCCGCGAAGCGGGCACCACCGAGCGTGCAGTACAGACGCTGGGCGCGCAGCTTGCGATGAGCGATCGGGATATTCGCCGCCAGCTTGAGCGTGGCGACAGCCAGGAGTTTGAAGAGACGAAGCTCTATCGGGAGATTTATCGCCTGGCGGACAAGCGCAGCGGAAAAGCGCTGCCGCGCGAGATGCTACCGGGGATTCAGTTAGAGAGCCCGAAAATCACGCGTAACTTAACCACGGCGTGGTTTGCGAAACGCGTTGACGATCGTCGGGCCGCTTGCATGGCGCGCAATTAG
- a CDS encoding DUF2755 family protein: MADFTLSKPFTKGAKKRDTSRPGNIAYAVFVLLCFWAGAQLLNLLVHAPGVFEHLMQTQDVSRPHVEMGMGVGTIFGLVPFIAGSAFLGVIFLVLRWRSHNLR; encoded by the coding sequence ATGGCTGATTTTACCCTATCAAAACCCTTTACTAAGGGCGCGAAAAAACGAGACACCTCCAGACCGGGTAATATTGCTTACGCCGTCTTCGTACTGCTCTGCTTCTGGGCAGGCGCGCAGTTGCTTAATCTGCTGGTGCACGCGCCTGGCGTGTTTGAACACCTGATGCAGACGCAGGACGTCTCCCGTCCCCACGTTGAGATGGGTATGGGCGTAGGCACGATTTTCGGTCTTGTGCCGTTTATCGCCGGCAGCGCGTTTCTGGGCGTGATCTTCCTCGTCCTGCGCTGGCGTAGCCACAATCTGCGCTAA
- a CDS encoding DUF2754 family protein, with amino-acid sequence MKLPEKIRRDWHYYAFAIGLIFILNGVVGLLGFEAKGWQTYAVGLVTWLIGFWLSGLIIRRPAQNEATESTE; translated from the coding sequence ATGAAGCTGCCTGAGAAAATTCGCCGTGACTGGCACTACTACGCGTTCGCGATCGGCCTGATCTTTATTCTCAATGGCGTGGTCGGGCTGCTGGGATTTGAAGCAAAAGGGTGGCAAACCTATGCCGTCGGGCTGGTGACCTGGCTTATAGGGTTCTGGCTGTCGGGGCTGATTATCCGCCGCCCCGCGCAAAATGAGGCGACGGAAAGTACCGAGTAA
- the ddlA gene encoding D-alanine--D-alanine ligase: MAKLRVGVVFGGKSAEHEVSLQSAKNIVDAMDTSRFEVVLLGIDKSGQWHISDAQNYLQNASDPARIALNPSDNSVALVPGVAEQQLIAADNRSPLPNVDVIFPIVHGTLGEDGSLQGMLRLANLPFVGSDVLASAACMDKDITKRLLRDAGLAIAPFITLTRANRDSFSFSDVTAQLGLPLFVKPANQGSSVGVSKVTNEAQYVDALRLAFAFDKKVVVEKGIVGREIECAVLGNDEPQASTCGEIVLNSEFYAYDTKYIDDQGAQVVVPAAIDPETNEKIRAIAIEAYKTLGCEGMARVDVFLTPDNDVVINEINTLPGFTNISMYPKLWQASGISYSALITRLIELALERHQQSSALKISMND, from the coding sequence ATGGCAAAACTGCGGGTAGGGGTCGTCTTCGGCGGCAAATCGGCGGAGCATGAAGTGTCGTTACAGTCGGCGAAGAACATTGTCGATGCGATGGATACATCGCGCTTTGAAGTGGTGCTGCTGGGTATTGATAAATCAGGGCAGTGGCATATTAGCGATGCGCAGAACTATCTGCAAAACGCCAGCGATCCGGCGCGTATCGCGCTGAATCCGTCGGACAACAGCGTGGCGCTGGTGCCGGGCGTCGCCGAACAACAACTGATTGCGGCGGATAACCGCTCGCCGCTGCCGAATGTTGATGTTATTTTCCCGATCGTTCACGGCACGCTCGGCGAAGATGGCTCCCTGCAGGGGATGCTGCGCCTCGCCAACCTGCCGTTTGTTGGCTCCGATGTGCTCGCGTCCGCAGCCTGCATGGATAAAGACATCACCAAGCGCCTGCTGCGCGACGCCGGTCTGGCCATCGCGCCGTTTATCACCCTGACGCGCGCCAACCGCGACAGCTTCAGCTTTAGCGACGTGACCGCGCAACTCGGCCTGCCGCTGTTTGTTAAACCCGCCAACCAGGGCTCATCCGTCGGCGTCAGCAAAGTAACCAACGAAGCGCAGTATGTTGACGCGCTGCGTCTGGCCTTTGCTTTCGACAAAAAAGTGGTAGTAGAGAAAGGGATCGTCGGGCGCGAGATCGAGTGCGCGGTGCTGGGCAATGATGAGCCGCAGGCCAGCACCTGCGGTGAAATTGTGCTGAACAGCGAGTTCTACGCTTACGACACCAAATACATTGACGATCAGGGCGCGCAGGTTGTGGTGCCGGCCGCCATCGATCCCGAGACCAACGAGAAGATCCGCGCGATCGCCATTGAAGCGTATAAAACGCTGGGCTGCGAAGGGATGGCGCGGGTGGATGTGTTCCTGACGCCGGACAACGACGTGGTGATCAATGAGATCAACACCCTGCCCGGCTTCACCAATATCAGCATGTACCCGAAACTGTGGCAGGCGAGCGGCATCAGCTATAGCGCGCTGATCACCCGCCTGATTGAGCTGGCGCTGGAGCGCCACCAGCAAAGCAGCGCGCTGAAGATCTCCATGAACGATTAA
- a CDS encoding extensin family protein yields MSGKSLIVIAILIGGAYAGYRALPAWYNPFAPLQLSDPPGRITQFKLRRLTPEACAALLKQANQQRLISSVAVADSGGDCPLTNVVRVKDFGAVKLSSSFLASCPLALSSALFVEQQARPLSQTMMGSALTRIDHVGSYACRNIYNRADARRSEHASAEALDISAFRLANGEQVSVLRGWRQTRTQPWLRAMLSASCGYYGNGLGPEYNAAHADHFHLGMRGYGLCR; encoded by the coding sequence GTGAGCGGGAAGAGCCTGATCGTAATCGCTATTCTTATCGGCGGCGCCTATGCGGGCTACCGCGCGCTGCCAGCGTGGTACAACCCTTTTGCCCCGCTTCAGCTGAGCGATCCGCCGGGGCGCATCACCCAGTTCAAACTGCGGCGCTTAACGCCTGAAGCGTGCGCCGCGCTGCTGAAGCAGGCGAATCAGCAGCGGCTTATCTCCTCCGTCGCGGTGGCGGACAGCGGCGGCGACTGCCCATTAACTAACGTAGTGCGGGTTAAAGATTTCGGTGCCGTGAAGCTGAGCAGCAGCTTCCTGGCGAGCTGCCCGCTGGCGCTCAGCTCGGCGCTGTTTGTCGAGCAGCAGGCGCGGCCACTAAGCCAAACGATGATGGGCAGCGCCTTAACGCGCATCGATCACGTCGGCAGCTACGCCTGCCGCAATATCTACAATCGCGCTGATGCGCGGCGCAGCGAACATGCCAGCGCGGAAGCGCTCGATATCAGCGCTTTCAGGCTGGCGAATGGCGAGCAGGTTTCTGTCCTGCGCGGCTGGCGGCAGACGCGTACACAACCCTGGCTGCGCGCGATGCTTAGCGCCAGCTGCGGTTATTATGGTAATGGCCTCGGGCCGGAGTATAACGCCGCGCACGCGGATCATTTCCATCTCGGCATGCGCGGCTACGGCCTCTGTCGCTAA
- a CDS encoding multidrug efflux MFS transporter — translation MESWKVNLISVWFGCFFTGLAISQILPFLPLYVAQLGVTSHEALSMWSGLTFSITFLISAIVSPMWGSLADRKGRKLMLLRASLGMAIAILLQAFATNVWQLLLLRGVMGLTSGYIPNAMALVASQVPRERSGWALSTLSTAQISGVIGGPLMGGFLADHLGLRTVFIITAMLLMVSFLVTLFLIKEGGRPKVKKGERLSGKAVFSTLPYPALVISLFVTTMVIQLCNGSIGPILALFVQSLSPDTANIAFLSGLIAAVPGVSALLSAPRLGKLGDRIGTSRILLATLACAIVLFFAMSFVTSPLQLGILRFLLGFADGAMLPAVQTLLLKYSSEQVTGRIFGYNQSFMYLGNVAGPLMGASVSAMAGFRWVFAATAVVVLINLIQLARAFRRVRQPR, via the coding sequence ATGGAATCCTGGAAGGTCAATCTTATCTCGGTGTGGTTCGGCTGCTTTTTTACCGGGCTTGCCATCAGCCAGATTTTGCCGTTTCTGCCGCTCTACGTGGCGCAACTGGGTGTGACCTCGCACGAGGCGCTGTCGATGTGGTCAGGGCTAACCTTCAGCATCACTTTTCTCATCTCGGCGATTGTCTCGCCGATGTGGGGCAGCCTGGCGGACCGCAAAGGGCGCAAGCTGATGCTGCTGCGCGCTTCGCTGGGGATGGCGATCGCCATTCTGCTACAGGCCTTCGCCACCAACGTCTGGCAGTTGCTTCTGCTGCGCGGCGTAATGGGGCTGACCTCCGGTTATATTCCTAACGCGATGGCGCTGGTCGCCTCGCAGGTGCCGCGCGAGCGCAGCGGCTGGGCGCTCAGTACGCTCTCCACGGCGCAGATCAGCGGCGTGATCGGCGGCCCGCTGATGGGCGGTTTTCTCGCTGACCACTTAGGCCTGCGCACGGTGTTTATCATCACCGCGATGCTGCTGATGGTGAGCTTTCTGGTAACGCTGTTCCTGATTAAAGAGGGGGGCAGGCCGAAGGTGAAGAAGGGCGAGCGCCTCAGCGGTAAAGCAGTCTTCTCGACGCTGCCCTATCCGGCGCTGGTGATCAGCCTCTTTGTCACCACCATGGTGATCCAGCTCTGTAACGGCTCGATTGGCCCGATCCTCGCGCTGTTTGTCCAGTCACTGTCGCCCGATACCGCCAATATCGCCTTTCTTAGCGGGCTTATCGCCGCGGTTCCCGGCGTGTCGGCGCTGCTCTCGGCACCAAGGCTTGGCAAACTGGGCGATCGCATCGGCACCTCGCGCATTCTGTTAGCAACGCTCGCCTGCGCGATTGTGCTCTTCTTCGCCATGTCCTTTGTTACCTCGCCATTGCAGCTTGGCATTCTGCGCTTTCTGCTCGGCTTTGCCGATGGCGCGATGCTGCCCGCCGTGCAGACGCTGCTGCTGAAGTACTCCAGCGAGCAGGTCACCGGGCGCATCTTTGGTTATAACCAATCCTTTATGTATCTTGGCAATGTTGCTGGCCCGCTGATGGGCGCCTCGGTCTCGGCGATGGCTGGCTTTCGCTGGGTCTTCGCCGCCACGGCGGTGGTGGTGCTGATTAACCTGATACAGCTGGCACGGGCATTTCGCCGCGTGCGGCAACCACGCTAA
- the iraP gene encoding anti-adapter protein IraP, with product MKNLIAELLVKLAEKEEESKELVAQVEALEIVVTALLRQMAAAEQQSLILSVEGALAEALPDDQPLSRDSELLQEYVKKLLRHPRS from the coding sequence ATGAAAAATCTCATTGCTGAGTTATTGGTCAAGCTTGCGGAGAAGGAAGAGGAGTCGAAGGAGCTGGTCGCCCAGGTTGAAGCGCTGGAAATTGTCGTCACCGCGCTGCTGCGCCAGATGGCGGCCGCCGAGCAACAGTCGCTCATTTTAAGCGTTGAAGGCGCGCTGGCAGAGGCTCTGCCGGACGATCAGCCTTTATCCAGAGACTCAGAGCTGCTGCAAGAATACGTAAAAAAGCTTTTAAGGCACCCTCGCAGTTGA
- the phoA gene encoding alkaline phosphatase, whose product MKQSALYLALLSLLASPAIYAESSVAPVLESRAAHGDISAPGGARRLTGDQTAALRDSLNDKPAKNIILLIGDGMGDSEITAARNYAEGAGGFFKGIDALPLTGQYTHYSLDKKSGKPDYVTDSAASATAWSTGVKTYNGALGVDIHDNDHMTILEMAKAAGLATGDVSTAELQDATPAALVSHVISRRCYGPTVTSEKCALNALEKGGKGSITEQLLNARPDVTLGGGAKTFSETATAGEWQGKTLREQAQARGYQLVNDAASLAAISTANQDKPLLGLFADGNMPVRWEGPKASLHGNLDKPAVTCTPNPKRTDSVPTLAAMTEKAIELLSKNEKGFFLQVEGASIDKQDHAANPCGQIGETVDLDEAVQKALEFARKDGNTLVIVTADHAHASQIIPADTKAPGLSQALTTKDGAVMAMTYGNSEEESMEHTGTQVRIAAYGPHAANVVGLTDQTDLFYTMKAALSLK is encoded by the coding sequence GTGAAACAGAGCGCGTTATATCTTGCACTATTATCCCTGCTTGCCTCGCCTGCTATTTATGCAGAATCATCTGTAGCGCCGGTTCTTGAAAGCCGCGCAGCTCACGGCGATATTTCCGCGCCCGGTGGCGCACGCCGTTTGACGGGCGACCAGACTGCCGCCCTGCGTGATTCCCTGAATGACAAGCCAGCCAAAAATATTATTCTGCTGATTGGCGACGGCATGGGCGATTCCGAAATTACCGCCGCGCGAAATTATGCCGAAGGGGCGGGCGGTTTCTTTAAAGGTATTGATGCGCTGCCGCTGACCGGCCAGTACACCCACTACTCGCTGGACAAAAAAAGCGGTAAACCTGATTACGTCACCGACTCTGCCGCCTCGGCGACAGCGTGGAGCACCGGCGTAAAAACCTATAACGGTGCGCTCGGCGTCGATATCCACGACAACGATCATATGACCATCCTTGAGATGGCAAAAGCCGCCGGTCTGGCGACGGGCGACGTCTCCACTGCTGAATTGCAGGACGCGACGCCTGCCGCACTGGTCTCCCATGTTATCTCTCGCCGCTGCTACGGCCCGACGGTGACCAGCGAGAAGTGCGCGCTTAACGCGCTGGAGAAGGGCGGCAAAGGCTCGATTACCGAACAACTGCTGAACGCGCGCCCGGACGTGACGCTCGGCGGCGGGGCAAAAACCTTCAGTGAAACCGCCACCGCCGGTGAGTGGCAGGGCAAAACCCTACGCGAGCAGGCGCAGGCGCGCGGTTACCAGCTGGTGAACGATGCCGCATCGCTTGCAGCAATCAGTACAGCCAATCAAGATAAACCGCTGCTCGGCCTGTTTGCCGACGGTAATATGCCGGTGCGCTGGGAGGGACCGAAAGCCTCTCTGCATGGCAACCTGGATAAACCTGCCGTGACCTGTACGCCAAACCCGAAACGCACCGACAGCGTGCCGACGCTGGCGGCGATGACGGAAAAAGCGATTGAACTGCTGAGCAAAAATGAGAAGGGCTTCTTCCTGCAAGTGGAAGGGGCTTCGATTGATAAACAGGATCACGCGGCGAACCCGTGCGGCCAGATTGGTGAAACTGTTGATCTCGACGAAGCGGTACAGAAAGCGCTGGAGTTTGCGCGTAAAGATGGCAATACGCTGGTGATCGTCACCGCAGACCACGCCCATGCCAGCCAGATCATCCCGGCAGATACCAAAGCACCAGGCCTGAGCCAGGCGCTGACCACCAAAGATGGCGCGGTAATGGCGATGACCTACGGCAACTCGGAAGAGGAGTCGATGGAGCATACCGGCACGCAGGTGCGCATTGCGGCGTACGGCCCGCATGCAGCGAACGTGGTGGGGCTGACGGATCAGACCGATCTCTTCTACACCATGAAAGCGGCGCTGAGCCTCAAGTAA
- the psiF gene encoding phosphate starvation-inducible protein PsiF — translation MKITLLVTLIFGVLFMTALSAAEKTLTPQQQRMTLCNQQAKAQNLGGDARKSYMSDCLKSTKTEPGQKSLTPQQQRMRECNAQATQQSLKGDDRSKFMSACLKKAA, via the coding sequence ATGAAAATCACACTCCTCGTTACTCTTATCTTCGGTGTGCTGTTTATGACGGCGTTAAGCGCTGCCGAGAAAACACTGACCCCGCAACAACAACGTATGACGCTCTGCAACCAGCAGGCTAAGGCGCAGAACCTTGGCGGCGATGCGCGCAAGAGCTACATGAGCGACTGCCTGAAGAGCACCAAAACCGAGCCGGGGCAAAAGAGCCTGACACCGCAGCAGCAGCGGATGCGCGAATGCAACGCCCAGGCGACGCAGCAATCCCTGAAAGGCGATGACCGCAGTAAATTTATGAGCGCCTGCCTGAAAAAAGCGGCGTAA
- a CDS encoding FAD-dependent oxidoreductase, whose amino-acid sequence MNYQYVTDLNDLPENQPVKFDVDGTSLILIRTLTQVRAFQSRCPHAGAPLEQGAVCDGRLVCPWHKANFDITNGEWCEPLALQNLKQYPVHIEQNRVLVNPRPLSPTTHNTIRGDGPQTVVILGTGAAGSSAAVTLRDAGFNGHLMLIDKESEAPYDRTALSKFVPSGKMKISEVPQLLDKAFYAQPGVENIDQEVTTLDAEAHQLTLADGREITFDKLLLATGGRPVWPEISGNQLAGVHVLRDIHQAQTLLSEVEDEQQLVIVGNSFIAMELAAALRNQDVDVTVLSRHALPFVPQFGEEIGRHFMQLHKQNGVKFVTGEPAELQGDKHVQRVALKDGRTIPAHVVVFATGVEPSTDLVGDLPHEEDGSLTVDEYLRAAPDIWAVGDIATYPAPEGPRRIEHWRVAQQQGRIAALNMLGESQPFDRVPFFWTTHFGTRFEYLGYAREWDSMKMLGSFENKRFAVLYGQEGMLKAVLSCGENTATAELVLKMQEPLTMRAASELLS is encoded by the coding sequence ATGAATTATCAATATGTTACCGACCTGAACGATCTGCCGGAAAACCAGCCGGTGAAATTCGATGTCGATGGCACCTCGCTTATCCTCATCCGCACCTTAACCCAGGTGCGCGCGTTCCAGAGCCGCTGTCCCCATGCCGGTGCGCCGCTTGAGCAGGGCGCAGTATGCGATGGGCGGCTGGTCTGCCCGTGGCATAAAGCCAACTTCGATATCACTAACGGCGAGTGGTGCGAGCCGCTGGCGCTGCAAAACCTGAAGCAGTATCCGGTGCATATTGAGCAGAACCGCGTACTGGTTAACCCGCGTCCGCTCTCGCCGACTACCCACAACACCATTCGTGGCGATGGCCCGCAAACGGTAGTGATCCTCGGGACCGGCGCGGCCGGTAGCTCGGCGGCGGTGACGCTGCGCGACGCCGGGTTTAACGGCCATCTGATGCTGATCGATAAAGAGAGCGAAGCGCCCTATGACCGCACGGCGCTAAGCAAATTTGTGCCGTCAGGCAAGATGAAGATCAGCGAAGTGCCGCAACTGCTGGATAAGGCGTTCTATGCCCAGCCGGGGGTGGAAAACATTGATCAAGAGGTGACAACGCTTGATGCTGAAGCGCATCAGCTGACGCTCGCCGACGGGCGTGAAATTACCTTCGATAAACTGCTGCTGGCGACCGGTGGACGCCCCGTCTGGCCGGAGATTAGCGGTAACCAGCTGGCGGGCGTGCATGTGCTGCGTGATATCCACCAGGCGCAGACGCTGCTCAGTGAAGTGGAAGATGAGCAGCAACTGGTGATTGTTGGTAACAGCTTTATCGCTATGGAGCTGGCGGCGGCGCTGCGTAACCAGGATGTCGATGTCACCGTCCTGTCGCGCCATGCGCTGCCGTTTGTGCCACAGTTCGGCGAAGAGATTGGCCGCCACTTTATGCAGTTGCATAAGCAGAATGGCGTCAAGTTTGTGACCGGCGAGCCAGCGGAGTTGCAGGGCGATAAGCACGTGCAGCGCGTGGCGCTGAAAGATGGTCGTACCATTCCGGCGCATGTGGTGGTGTTTGCCACCGGCGTAGAGCCTTCGACCGATCTGGTGGGCGATCTGCCCCACGAAGAGGATGGCAGCCTGACGGTGGATGAGTATCTGCGCGCCGCGCCCGATATCTGGGCGGTGGGCGATATCGCCACCTATCCGGCACCGGAAGGGCCTCGACGCATTGAGCACTGGCGCGTTGCGCAGCAGCAGGGGCGCATTGCGGCGCTCAATATGCTCGGTGAATCACAGCCCTTTGATCGGGTGCCCTTCTTCTGGACTACCCACTTCGGCACGCGTTTTGAATACCTCGGATATGCCCGCGAGTGGGACAGCATGAAGATGCTGGGCTCGTTTGAGAATAAACGTTTTGCCGTGCTCTACGGCCAGGAAGGGATGCTGAAAGCGGTGCTGAGCTGCGGCGAGAACACTGCCACGGCGGAACTGGTGCTGAAAATGCAGGAGCCGCTGACCATGCGTGCGGCCAGCGAACTCCTCTCGTAA
- the proC gene encoding pyrroline-5-carboxylate reductase has protein sequence MEKKIGFIGCGNMGKAILGGLIASGEVKPGQIWVYTPTPDKVAALQQEYGINAAQSAQEVAQIADIVFGAVKPNIMVKVLSDIASSLNKETLVVSIAAGVTLDQLARALGHDRKIIRVMPNTPALVNAGMTSITPNALVTSEDTADVLTIFRCFGEAEVIAEGMIHPVVGVSGSAPAYVFMFIEAMADAAVLGGMPRAQAYKFAAQAVMGSAKMVLETGKHPAELKDMVCSPGGTTIEAVKVLEDKGFRAAVMDAMAACMAKSEKLSA, from the coding sequence ATGGAAAAGAAAATCGGTTTTATCGGCTGCGGTAACATGGGTAAGGCGATTCTCGGCGGGCTGATCGCCAGCGGCGAGGTGAAACCGGGGCAGATTTGGGTTTACACGCCAACGCCTGATAAGGTCGCCGCCCTGCAACAGGAGTATGGCATTAACGCCGCGCAAAGCGCGCAGGAAGTGGCGCAGATCGCCGATATTGTCTTTGGCGCCGTGAAGCCGAACATCATGGTGAAAGTGCTTAGCGATATCGCCTCCAGCCTGAACAAAGAGACGCTGGTGGTCTCCATCGCGGCGGGCGTAACGCTCGATCAGCTGGCGCGCGCGCTGGGCCACGACCGCAAAATTATCCGCGTGATGCCGAACACCCCCGCGCTGGTTAACGCCGGGATGACCTCCATCACGCCAAATGCGCTGGTGACGTCTGAAGATACCGCCGATGTGCTGACCATTTTCCGCTGCTTTGGCGAAGCGGAAGTGATTGCCGAAGGGATGATCCACCCGGTAGTCGGCGTCAGCGGCTCGGCTCCGGCGTATGTGTTTATGTTTATCGAAGCGATGGCCGATGCCGCCGTGCTGGGCGGTATGCCGCGCGCGCAGGCCTATAAATTTGCTGCGCAGGCAGTAATGGGTTCGGCGAAGATGGTGCTGGAAACGGGTAAACACCCTGCCGAACTGAAAGATATGGTCTGCTCGCCGGGCGGCACCACCATCGAAGCGGTGAAGGTGCTGGAAGATAAGGGTTTTCGCGCTGCGGTGATGGACGCGATGGCCGCCTGTATGGCGAAGTCGGAAAAACTGAGCGCGTAA
- a CDS encoding YaiI/YqxD family protein encodes MAIWVDADACPNVIKEILFRAAERTQTPLTLVANQNLRVPPSKVIRALRVPAGFDVADNEIVRLCATDDLVITADIPLAAEVIAKGAAALNPRGERYTEATIRERLTMRDFMDTLRASGIQTGGPDSLSQRDRQQFAAQLDKWLLERQRRQTP; translated from the coding sequence ATGGCGATATGGGTTGATGCGGACGCCTGTCCGAATGTGATTAAAGAGATTTTATTTCGCGCTGCGGAGCGGACACAGACGCCGTTAACGCTGGTCGCTAACCAGAATCTGCGCGTGCCGCCCTCGAAGGTGATCCGCGCGCTCAGGGTGCCGGCAGGCTTTGACGTTGCCGATAACGAAATCGTACGCCTCTGCGCGACGGATGATCTGGTGATCACCGCCGATATTCCGCTGGCGGCGGAGGTCATAGCAAAAGGGGCGGCAGCGCTTAACCCGCGCGGTGAGCGCTACACGGAAGCGACCATCCGCGAGCGGCTGACCATGCGCGATTTTATGGATACGTTGCGCGCCAGCGGCATTCAGACCGGCGGCCCGGACTCCCTCTCGCAGCGCGATCGCCAGCAGTTCGCCGCGCAGCTCGATAAGTGGCTGCTTGAGCGCCAGCGCCGCCAGACACCGTAA
- the aroL gene encoding shikimate kinase AroL, which yields MTLPIFLIGARGCGKTTVGRALALSQGFQFIDTDSWLQEEAQQTVAQIVEQEGWAGFRARETAALEAVTEPALVIATGGGIILSDYNRRFMREHGRVIYLCAPVDVLAGRLEAFPQEGLRPTLTGKPISEEVSEVLATRDALYRDAAHFVVDAAQPPLAVVAEIEAALRLARAS from the coding sequence ATGACGCTACCCATCTTTCTCATCGGCGCACGCGGCTGCGGTAAAACCACTGTTGGCCGGGCGCTGGCGCTGTCACAGGGCTTCCAGTTTATCGATACCGATAGCTGGTTGCAGGAAGAGGCGCAGCAGACCGTTGCGCAAATCGTAGAGCAGGAGGGGTGGGCCGGTTTTCGCGCCCGCGAAACGGCAGCACTTGAAGCCGTGACCGAACCCGCTCTGGTCATCGCCACCGGCGGCGGCATTATTCTCAGCGACTATAACCGCCGTTTTATGCGCGAGCACGGGCGCGTGATTTACCTCTGCGCGCCGGTCGATGTGCTGGCAGGACGGCTGGAAGCCTTTCCGCAAGAGGGGCTACGCCCTACGCTGACCGGCAAGCCGATCAGCGAAGAGGTGAGCGAAGTGCTCGCCACCCGCGATGCGCTTTACCGCGATGCGGCACACTTTGTGGTGGATGCCGCGCAGCCGCCGCTGGCGGTGGTGGCAGAAATTGAGGCGGCTTTACGGCTGGCGCGCGCCAGTTAG
- the yaiA gene encoding protein YaiA codes for MPTKPPYPREARVVAVEKGPSDATVTWYELRADHPKPDSLISEHPSEQEALDAKKRYEDPDKS; via the coding sequence ATGCCGACTAAACCGCCCTATCCGCGTGAAGCCCGTGTTGTAGCTGTTGAGAAGGGACCCAGCGACGCGACTGTCACCTGGTATGAACTGCGCGCGGATCATCCGAAGCCGGACTCATTGATCAGCGAACACCCCTCGGAGCAGGAAGCGCTGGATGCGAAAAAGCGTTACGAGGATCCCGATAAAAGCTAA